The proteins below are encoded in one region of Phaseolus vulgaris cultivar G19833 chromosome 1, P. vulgaris v2.0, whole genome shotgun sequence:
- the LOC137815376 gene encoding uncharacterized protein, whose product MVATRNNNDTMAEQMAMIQTLQTQMEELRQKGIEDRRQHEENRRHQEEEIALLREQNARLQRQVDNPEREGQSHMADRTASRIPTPADTNPASRAETVERKSSKRGHPFTDEIITTPLPDKWRGLAIKLYDGSTDPDEHLNVYKTQMTLYTTDNNVWCKVFPTSLQGEPLTWFTELPPNSIDDFDILATKFSTQYATSRPHHMSSMSLLAVQQEKGESLRTFLDRFNKACMNIRGLKQEVALHHLVSAIRPSRFTESLIKKVPQDMEDLRTRATKFMQIEKHIDYHQRFKVVGSGVLKDQTPSKEREFETERTVRTTPRSDRNRGGRIPRFNSYTLLTVPRGRALDEALQTDLIPTLKQYQTPPNADTAKRCQYHRNFGHTTEGCQVLKDKIEELIQAGHLQQFVKRTRNSRSPPRSTDRPSRGVDRSYRNDYKRRTDHSQASRKRSESPVRRTRARNTSPNRNARPRQRVREVINMIVGPVTLGEPNHEANYIAGGFAGGGCSNSARKKHLRDIQSAHATTRRRPHIPPITFTDDDFTAIDPAQDDPMVITVEIDKFAIAKTLVDQGSSVDILYWEIFKKMCIPESDIQPYNEQIVGFSGERVDTKGYIDLYTTFGEEDGLHKTINVRYLLVNAQTSYNILFGRPSINKLKAIVSTPHLAMKFPSANNDIATIHVDQKTARECYVASLKSEPTRRLYTTNPDDRPPQKRGRSPTRHSGRRMSRRQMIALVDLDPRMDDTRMEAGEDLHPFPLRDDRHATHIGTSLKPDDRMAISTTLVKNADLFAWTAADMPGVDPQVITHRLSLYKKARPITQKKRHLGEERRQAARDEADKLLQAGFIRKAHYTTWLANVVMVKKANGKWRMCVDYTDLNKACPKDSYPLPTIDRLVDGAAGHHILSYLDAYSSYNQIQMHPADRKKTVFMTDSDNFYYEVMPFGLKNVGATYQRLMDHVFHDMIGKNVEVYVDDIVVKSVSCKQHIADLKEVFQALRQHQMRLNLDKCAFGVEGGKFLGFMLTHRGIEANPEKCKAISEMRSPNSIQEIQRLIGRFTALSRFVPKLAERTRPIVRLLKKASHFEWSAECEEIFLQLKTFLSSPPVIQKPDAREPIIVYLAVSHEAVSSVLVQEINFEERPVYFVSRALHGAEIRYQTIEKVAMALIIIARRMRMYFQNHRIIVRTIYPIVKILTKPDLAGRMIGWTIELSEFHIQYQPRGAIKSQALADFAAELTPSSAETEHSSWIL is encoded by the coding sequence ATGGTTGCGACAAGGAACAACAACGACACTATGGCAGAACAGATGGCTATGATTCAAACCCTCCAAACTCAGATGGAAGAACTGCGGCAAAAGGGGATAGAAGACCGTCGTCAACACGAAGAGAATAGACGCCACCAAGAGGAAGAAATCGCCTTattgagagagcagaatgcacgACTCCAGCGACAGGTCGATAATCCCGAACGAGAAGGCCAATCCCATATGGCCGACCGAACCGCCTCTCGCATACCTACACCGGCCGACACCAATCCTGCTTCCAGAGCTGAAACAGTCGAAAGAAAGTCAAGTAAAAGGGGTCATCCTTTTACAGATGAAATCATCACCACACCACTTCCTGACaaatggagaggcctcgccATTAAACTCTATGATGgctcgaccgacccggacgagcatttaaatgtttacaagacgcaaatgactttgtataccACAGATAATAATGTGTGGTGTAAAGTATTCCCCACGTCGCTTCAGGGAGAACCTCTTACCTGGTTTACAGAGCTACCTCCGAACTCCATTGACGACTTTGACATCCTAGCCACGAAATTCTCCACTCAATATGCCACCAGCCGACCGCATCACatgtcctccatgtctctcctagcggtacaacaagaaaaaggtgaatctcTCAGAACCTTTTTAGATAGATTCAACAAGGCATGCATGAATATCCGAGGGCTCAAACAGGAAGTCGCGTTACACCATTTGGTTTCGGCCATCCGGCCGAGTCGTTTTACCGAAAGTCTCATCAAAAAGGTGCCTCAAGACATGGAAGATCTTCGAACTCGggcaaccaaattcatgcaaattgAGAAACACATTGACTATCACCAACGGTTCAAAGTCGTCGGATCTGGAGTCCTCAAAGATCAAACCCCGAGCAAAGAAAGGGAATTCGAGACCGAACGGACCGTTCGAACCACCCCAAGGTCCGACCGGAACAGAGGAGGCCGAATCCCCAGGTTCAACAGTTACACCCTTTTAACTGTTCCGAGGGGACGAGCCCTAGATGAAGCACTGCAAACGGATTTAATTCCGACACTAAAACAGTATCAAACACCACCGAATGCAGATACTGCTAAGCGTTGTCAGTACCATCGGAATTTTGGTCACACGACCGAAGGATGTCAAGTGTTGAAGGACAAAATCGAAGAGCTCATCCAGGCTGGCCACTTGCAGCAGTTCGTCAAGAGGACAAGGAATTCAAGATCCCCACCACGGAGTACCGACCGTCCATCCCGTGGTGTCGACCGGTCATACCGTAACGATTACAAACGCCGAACTGACCATAGCCAGGCTTCGCGGAAACGCAGTGAAAGCCCCGTTCGGCGTACACGTGCCCGCAACACAAGTCCCAACCGAAACGCCCGCCCTCGCCAACGAGTCCGcgaagtcatcaacatgattgTTGGACCCGTTACCTTGGGCGAACCGAACCACGAAGCAAATTACATAGCCGGGGGCTTTGCCGGTGGCGGGTGCTCAAATTCCGCCCGAAAGAAACATCTCCGGGACATCCAGTCCGCTCATGCTACCACGAGGAGGCGTCCACACATACCTCCGATCACTTTCACTGACGACGACTTCACAGCCATAGATCCAGCCCAGGACGACCCTATGGTAATCACCGTGGAAATTGACAAGTTCGCAATTGCCAAGACTTTGGTCGACCAAGGTAGCTCGGTCGACATATTATACTGGGAAATCTTCAAGAAAATGTGCATCCCAGAATCAGATATTCAACCCTATAACGAACAAATTGTAGGGTTCTCAGGTGAACGGGTCGACACTAAGGGATATATAGACTTATATACAACCTTTGGTGAGGAAGACGGTCTCCACAAAACAATAAACGTGCGATATCTTCTGGTCAACGCCCAaacttcctacaacatcctgttcGGTCGTCCGTCCATCAACAAATTAAAAGCCATTGTTTCCACCCCacacttagccatgaaattcccttcGGCAAATAACGACATTGCAACAATCCATGTCGATCAAAAAACCGCTAGAGAATGTTATGTCGCAAGTTTGAAAAGTGAGCCAACTCGACGGCTCTACACGACCAATCCGGACGACCGACCTCCGCAAAAAAGAGGACGATCCCCGACCCGACATTCCGGACGGCGCATGTCCCGTCGACAGATGATAGCCCTTGTCGATCTCGACCCTCGTATGGACGATACCCGTATGGAGGCAGGAGAAGACTTGCATCCGTTCCCACTTCGCGATGATCGCCACGCTACACATATCGGCACTTCGCTGAAGCCGGACGACCGAATGGCCATAAGCACGACACTTGTTAAAAATGCTGATCTGTTCGCATGGACGGCCGCTGATATGCCTGGCGTAGACCCACAAGTTATCACCCACCGATTATCACTGTATAAAAAGGCTAGGCCAATaactcaaaagaaaagacatctAGGCGAGGAACGACGTCAAGCCGCACGTGACGAAGCCGATAAATTGTTACAAGCTGGATTCATTCGGAAAGCCCATTACACcacatggctagccaacgtggttatggtaaagaaagcgaacggaaaatggcgaatgtgcgttgactaCACGGACCTCAATAAGGCATGCCCAAAAGACTCTTACCCTCTGCCTACCATTGATCGTCTCGTTGATGGGGCGGCCGGACATCACATCCTCAGCTACCTTGATGCCTACTCAAGttataatcaaatccaaatgcacccGGCCGACCGAAAGAAGACAGTCTTCATGACTGATTCCGATAATTTCTACTATGAAGTTATGCCCTTCGGACTCAAAAATGTCGGGGCCACTTATCAAAGACTAATGGACCATGTATTCCACGACATGATCGGCAAGAATGTTGAGGTCTATGTCGATGACATTGTTGTCAAGTCCGTCTCATGTAAGCAACATATTGCTGACctgaaagaagtttttcaggcCCTCCGCCAGCACCAGATGCGACTCAATCTTGACAAATGTGCGTTTGGCGTCGAGggggggaagttcttaggttttatgctCACCCATAGAGGCATAGAAGCTAACCCTGAGAAATGTAAAGCTATTTCCGAAATGAGAAGCCCCAACTCCATTCAGGAAATTCAGAGACTTATCGGCCGGTTCACCGCCTTATCCAGATTTGTTCCTAAACTTGCAGAACGAACGAGACCCATCGTCCGATTATTGAAAAAAGCGTCTCACTTTGAGTGGTCGGCCGAATGCGAGGAAATTTTCCTCCAATTGAAAACTTTTCTATCTTCCCCGCCGGTCATTCAGAAACCAGACGCCCGAGAGCCCATCATAGTCTACCTCGCCGTTTCACACGAAGCCGTCAGTTCAGTCTTAGTGCAAGAAATTAACTTTGAAGAACGACCAGTTTATTTCGTTAGTCGCGCCCTCCATGGCGCCGAAATCCGATACCAAACGATCGAAAAGGTGGCTATGGCTCTCATCATTATCGCCCGACGAATGCGtatgtattttcaaaatcaccGTATTATTGTTCGGACAATTTACCCCATTGTAAAGATTCTCACTAAACCAGATTTAGCCGGACGAATGATCGGATGGACGATAGAATTATCCGAATTCCATATTCAGTACCAACCACGAGGAGCCATCAAGTCGCAAGCTCTTGCCGATTTCGCAGCTGAACTCACTCCTTCCTCAGCCGAGACTGAACACTCATCGTGGATCTTATAA